One region of Endozoicomonas sp. Mp262 genomic DNA includes:
- the greA gene encoding transcription elongation factor GreA, producing MNRIPMTVEGEKALREELTRLKGVERPRISQAIAEARELGDLKENAEYHAAREQQGFVEARIKDIEGKLSHAQVIDITTITKTGKVIFGVTLQLVNLEDDQEVEYKIVGDDEADIKANKISVNSPIARALIGKEEGDVVVVNTPSGQVEYEIDEVQHV from the coding sequence ATGAATCGAATTCCTATGACTGTGGAGGGCGAAAAAGCCCTCCGTGAAGAGCTCACCCGACTGAAAGGTGTTGAGCGTCCCCGTATCTCCCAGGCTATTGCCGAGGCGAGAGAGCTGGGTGACCTGAAAGAGAATGCTGAATATCATGCTGCCCGTGAGCAACAGGGGTTTGTTGAGGCGCGCATCAAGGATATTGAAGGCAAGCTCTCCCATGCCCAGGTTATCGATATTACCACTATCACCAAAACCGGTAAGGTTATTTTTGGTGTGACTTTACAGCTGGTTAACCTGGAAGATGACCAGGAAGTGGAGTACAAAATTGTCGGGGATGATGAGGCTGATATTAAAGCGAACAAAATCTCTGTGAACTCTCCCATTGCCCGTGCGCTTATCGGCAAGGAAGAAGGTGATGTGGTGGTTGTGAACACACCTTCTGGCCAGGTTGAGTATGAAATTGATGAGGTTCAGCACGTCTGA
- the rlmE gene encoding 23S rRNA (uridine(2552)-2'-O)-methyltransferase RlmE produces the protein MARSKSSGQWLREHFNDQYVKLSQKDGWRSRASYKLLEIQEKDRVIRPGMKVVDLGAAPGGWSQVAVKLAGDKGRVVASDILPMDPIADVDFVQGDFTEEAVLDSILETIGGDQVDLVISDMAPNMSGMLSVDQPKSMYLAELALDMARRVLRKNGTFLTKVFQGEGFDAYLKDMRSSFGRVQTRKPKASRPRSREVYLLARDFKG, from the coding sequence ATGGCAAGATCAAAAAGCAGTGGTCAGTGGCTCAGGGAACATTTTAATGATCAATACGTCAAGCTTTCCCAGAAAGATGGCTGGCGTTCCCGGGCTAGCTACAAACTACTGGAAATACAGGAGAAAGACCGGGTTATCAGGCCAGGAATGAAAGTGGTTGACCTGGGAGCCGCGCCAGGTGGCTGGTCTCAGGTGGCGGTTAAGCTGGCCGGTGACAAGGGGCGAGTGGTGGCTTCTGATATTCTGCCCATGGATCCCATAGCGGATGTTGACTTTGTTCAGGGTGATTTTACGGAAGAAGCGGTACTTGACAGTATTCTTGAAACCATCGGAGGTGATCAGGTAGACCTTGTAATTTCAGATATGGCCCCCAATATGAGTGGTATGCTGTCAGTGGATCAGCCCAAATCCATGTATCTGGCGGAGCTGGCTCTGGATATGGCCAGGCGGGTGCTCAGGAAAAATGGAACTTTTTTAACAAAAGTTTTTCAGGGGGAAGGCTTTGATGCCTACCTTAAGGATATGCGTTCTTCCTTTGGTCGGGTGCAGACCCGTAAACCAAAAGCATCCCGTCCACGGTCAAGGGAGGTTTATCTCCTTGCCAGGGATTTTAAGGGGTGA
- a CDS encoding L-cystine transporter: MSFAVIANILIMVGLIALLYRFQKQYMPFTRRVFIALGMGIGFGACLQMFYGSGSDVVTHSISWFNIVGNGYVGLLKMIIVPLVMVSVISAILKLKGAGTLGRISGWILTLLMVTVSISAVIGILSALGFGLSAEAITSGAREVSRGEHLISTAATIQDLSIPNMLISLIPSNPFLDMTGARSTSIIGVVIFSAFIGVSALGLHRKKPELAARFDSTVEVAHALVMRMVTLVLRLTPFGVLALMTKVVAGSNISDIMQLIRFVLASYAALFAVFVLHLVMVAMTGASPLQFVKKILPVLTFAFTSRSSAGTMPLSIQTLTQRLGVSEGVANFAASFGSTIGQNGCAGIYPAMLAIMIAPTVGIDPTSISFIGTLVVTIAIGSFGVAGVGGGATFAALIVLSALGMPVELAGLLISIEPLIDMGRTAINVSGAIATGFVGGRAMGEVDMDVFNNNDSFELDMDAVA, from the coding sequence ATGTCTTTTGCAGTTATTGCCAATATCCTGATTATGGTAGGACTTATAGCCCTGCTTTATCGTTTCCAGAAACAGTATATGCCTTTTACCAGGCGGGTATTTATTGCCCTGGGCATGGGTATTGGCTTTGGTGCCTGTTTACAGATGTTCTATGGCTCTGGCTCTGATGTGGTAACCCACTCCATAAGCTGGTTCAATATTGTTGGCAATGGCTATGTTGGCTTATTGAAAATGATCATTGTGCCACTGGTCATGGTATCGGTTATCTCGGCCATTCTGAAACTGAAAGGTGCGGGTACCTTAGGTCGAATCAGTGGCTGGATTCTTACGTTACTGATGGTGACGGTCTCTATTTCTGCGGTGATAGGCATACTATCAGCATTAGGCTTTGGCCTGAGCGCTGAGGCAATCACGTCCGGTGCCCGAGAGGTTTCCCGTGGCGAGCATCTGATTTCTACGGCAGCTACCATTCAGGATCTGTCTATTCCCAATATGCTGATCAGCCTTATCCCCTCCAATCCCTTCCTGGATATGACCGGAGCGCGTAGTACATCCATTATTGGTGTGGTTATTTTCTCTGCTTTTATCGGTGTTTCCGCTTTGGGCTTACATCGCAAAAAGCCTGAGCTTGCCGCTCGTTTTGACAGTACCGTTGAAGTGGCCCATGCCCTGGTTATGCGAATGGTGACTCTGGTTTTAAGGTTGACGCCGTTTGGTGTCCTGGCCTTAATGACCAAAGTGGTTGCGGGCAGTAATATCAGTGACATTATGCAGTTGATTCGGTTTGTGCTGGCATCCTATGCCGCCCTGTTTGCCGTATTTGTTCTTCACCTGGTGATGGTTGCCATGACCGGAGCCAGCCCGCTGCAGTTCGTGAAAAAAATTCTGCCGGTGTTGACCTTTGCTTTTACGTCTCGCAGCAGTGCCGGCACTATGCCGCTATCTATCCAGACACTGACACAACGGTTGGGTGTTTCTGAAGGTGTGGCCAACTTTGCGGCATCTTTTGGTTCAACCATCGGCCAGAATGGCTGTGCGGGCATTTACCCGGCAATGCTGGCAATCATGATTGCACCTACTGTGGGTATTGATCCCACCAGTATTAGTTTTATTGGTACTTTGGTGGTCACTATTGCCATTGGTTCTTTTGGTGTTGCCGGTGTGGGCGGTGGTGCAACCTTTGCCGCCTTGATTGTGCTATCAGCCCTTGGAATGCCTGTGGAGCTTGCTGGCCTGTTAATTTCCATTGAACCTTTGATTGATATGGGGCGAACAGCCATCAACGTCAGTGGTGCCATTGCTACCGGTTTTGTGGGTGGCCGGGCCATGGGCGAGGTGGATATGGATGTGTTCAACAATAACGACTCCTTTGAACTGGATATGGATGCTGTTGCCTGA
- the ftsH gene encoding ATP-dependent zinc metalloprotease FtsH: MAKNLILWVIIALVLLTVFKNFDGMQTSTQKVSYSEFVNMVENRQVSKVVIDGFTITGMQNNSERFETNLPPTIPDNQLMDELLRGNVQVDSKPIEKQSIWTQLLVASFPILVILAVFMFFMRQMQGGGGGRGGPMSFGKSKARLLPEDQIKTTFADVAGVEEAKEDVQELVDFLKDPGKFQRLGGRIPRGVLMVGPPGTGKTLIAKAIAGEAKVPFFTISGSDFVEMFVGVGASRVRDMFEQAKKQAPCIIFIDEIDAVGRHRGAGLGGGHDEREQTLNQLLVEMDGFEANDGIIVIAATNRPDVLDPALLRPGRFDRQVVVGLPDIRGREQILKVHMRKVPVSGDVQPGVIARGTPGFSGADLANLVNEAALFAARSNKRTVDMREFDLAKDKIMMGAERKSMVMSDKEKSNTAYHEAGHAIVGRLVPDHDPVYKVSIIPRGRALGVTMFLPEEDRYSQSKQALMSQICSLFGGRIAEEMTLGKGGVTTGASNDIQRATQIARSMVTKWGLSDKLGPLLYDEDDGEVFLGKSYGSSSKMNVSGDTAKKIDDEVRHIIDDCYQTAEKLLRDHRDKLDLMAEALIQYETIDSDQIDDIMEGRKPRAPKDSSNGDGQGGAKPASADDSQDEKEDGTIGGPAGEV, translated from the coding sequence ATGGCAAAAAACTTGATTCTCTGGGTCATCATCGCTTTAGTGCTGTTGACCGTATTCAAAAATTTCGACGGGATGCAAACGTCTACCCAGAAAGTTAGCTATTCCGAGTTTGTCAACATGGTTGAGAATCGTCAGGTCAGCAAGGTGGTGATCGACGGCTTTACAATTACGGGCATGCAAAATAATAGCGAGCGGTTTGAAACCAACTTGCCCCCAACTATTCCTGATAACCAGTTGATGGATGAGCTGCTGAGAGGCAATGTCCAGGTTGACTCCAAGCCCATCGAGAAGCAAAGCATCTGGACTCAGTTGTTAGTTGCCAGCTTCCCGATCCTGGTGATTCTGGCTGTCTTTATGTTCTTTATGCGTCAGATGCAAGGTGGCGGTGGCGGCCGTGGTGGCCCCATGAGCTTTGGTAAAAGCAAGGCCCGCTTGTTACCTGAAGACCAGATTAAAACCACCTTTGCTGATGTGGCAGGTGTAGAAGAAGCCAAGGAAGATGTACAGGAGCTGGTGGATTTCCTGAAAGATCCCGGCAAGTTCCAGCGCCTGGGTGGCCGCATTCCCCGTGGCGTACTGATGGTTGGCCCTCCGGGAACCGGTAAGACCCTGATTGCCAAGGCCATTGCGGGTGAAGCTAAGGTTCCTTTCTTTACCATTTCCGGCTCCGACTTTGTGGAAATGTTCGTGGGTGTGGGTGCATCCCGTGTACGGGACATGTTTGAGCAGGCCAAAAAGCAGGCGCCCTGTATTATTTTTATTGATGAGATTGATGCAGTGGGTCGTCACCGGGGCGCAGGTCTCGGTGGTGGTCATGATGAACGTGAGCAGACTCTGAACCAGCTGCTGGTTGAAATGGATGGTTTTGAAGCAAACGACGGTATTATTGTTATTGCCGCCACTAACCGTCCTGATGTCCTTGATCCTGCCTTGTTGCGTCCCGGACGTTTTGACCGTCAGGTTGTGGTGGGTTTGCCGGATATCCGTGGTCGGGAGCAAATCCTGAAAGTGCACATGCGTAAAGTACCGGTTTCCGGTGATGTACAGCCTGGTGTGATTGCCCGGGGTACCCCAGGGTTTTCCGGTGCTGATCTTGCCAATTTGGTTAATGAGGCGGCTCTTTTTGCTGCACGCTCTAATAAACGCACAGTGGATATGCGAGAGTTTGACCTGGCAAAAGATAAAATCATGATGGGGGCTGAGCGTAAGTCCATGGTCATGAGTGATAAAGAAAAGAGCAATACCGCTTATCATGAGGCAGGTCATGCCATTGTTGGTCGACTGGTTCCGGATCATGACCCGGTCTATAAGGTGAGTATTATTCCCCGTGGGCGAGCGCTGGGTGTAACCATGTTCCTGCCCGAGGAAGACCGTTACAGTCAAAGCAAGCAGGCGTTGATGAGCCAGATCTGCTCACTGTTTGGTGGTCGTATTGCTGAAGAGATGACGCTGGGTAAGGGGGGTGTAACAACCGGTGCCTCCAATGATATCCAGAGAGCAACCCAGATCGCCCGAAGCATGGTGACCAAGTGGGGACTTTCTGACAAGCTTGGTCCGCTGCTTTACGATGAAGACGATGGTGAAGTCTTCTTGGGTAAAAGCTATGGCAGCAGTTCAAAAATGAACGTTTCCGGAGATACTGCCAAGAAGATTGATGACGAAGTACGTCATATTATTGATGACTGTTATCAAACGGCTGAGAAGCTGCTTCGGGATCACCGGGATAAGCTGGACTTGATGGCAGAAGCCTTGATTCAGTACGAAACCATTGATAGTGACCAGATCGACGATATTATGGAAGGTCGTAAACCAAGGGCACCAAAAGACTCTTCAAATGGAGATGGTCAGGGAGGGGCTAAGCCTGCTTCTGCAGACGATTCCCAGGATGAAAAAGAGGATGGGACTATTGGAGGGCCTGCCGGAGAGGTTTAA
- the carB gene encoding carbamoyl-phosphate synthase large subunit encodes MPKRTDIDSILILGAGPIVIGQACEFDYSGAQACKALKEEGYRVILVNSNPATIMTDPSMADATYIEPIRWETVEKIIEQEKPDAILPTMGGQTALNCALDLFHKGVLEKHQITMIGANRDAIDKAEDRELFDRAMKNIGLETPNSGIAHSMDDAFAVLELVGFPCIIRPSFTMGGSGGGIAYNKEEFEEICKRGLDLSPTSELLIDESLIGWKEYEMEVVRDRNDNCIIVCAIENFDPMGVHTGDSITVAPAQTLTDKEYQIMRNASIAVLREIGVETGGSNVQFGICPDTGRMVVIEMNPRVSRSSALASKATGFPIAKVAAKLAVGYTLDELRNDITGGLVPASFEPAIDYVVTKIPRFAFEKFPRADSRLTTQMKSVGEVMAIGRTFQESVQKALRGLETGATGFTPRVDTKAEDVLDTIRAELVTPRADRIFYVADAFRAGMSVEDIFQACQIDPWFLVQIEDLVNEERNLAGLGLIELDAELLFRLKQKGFSDARLAQLLNVKEADLRRHRLELGIKPVYKRVDTCSAEFEATTAYMYSTFEEECESQPSDNKKIMVIGGGPNRIGQGIEFDYCCVHAALAAREDGYETIMVNCNPETVSTDYDTSDRLYFEPVTLEDVLSIIQVEKPFGVIVQYGGQTPLKLARDLEAEGVPIIGTSPEAIDQAEDRERFQQMISRLGLLQPDNATARSAEDAIKKAADIGYPLVVRPSYVLGGRAMEIVADKASLNRYMTEAVQVSNDSPVLLDYFLNRAVEIDVDAVCDGKQVVIGAIMQHIEQAGIHSGDSGCSLPPYSLSPGIQDEIRRQVTSMALELGVIGLMNVQLAIQDGKIYVIEVNPRASRTVPFVSKCIGRSLAKVAARVMMGKSLEEVGFTEEIIPPYYCVKEAIFPFNKFPGVDPVLGPEMKSTGEVMGVGASFPEAYHKAQLAAKMQLPKKGRVIISVRDFDKPEVPMLARLLMDTGFELLATRGTAKVIEEAGLPVKAVNKVKQGRPHLVDMIVNGEIAFVVNTTDGRQALSDSYTIRRSALTNKVLYTTTMAGAEAIARAIAFGSEKVVRRLQDLHAKYGF; translated from the coding sequence ATGCCAAAACGAACTGATATCGACAGTATCCTGATATTGGGTGCGGGTCCTATTGTCATAGGTCAGGCCTGTGAGTTCGACTACTCTGGAGCCCAGGCCTGTAAAGCCCTGAAAGAGGAGGGATACCGGGTTATTCTGGTGAACTCCAACCCCGCCACCATCATGACAGACCCCAGTATGGCGGATGCCACCTATATTGAGCCAATCCGCTGGGAAACCGTTGAAAAGATTATTGAACAGGAAAAGCCAGATGCCATCCTTCCTACCATGGGAGGGCAGACTGCGCTGAACTGCGCCCTGGATTTATTCCATAAAGGGGTTTTGGAAAAGCATCAGATCACAATGATCGGTGCTAACCGGGATGCCATTGATAAGGCTGAAGACCGGGAGTTGTTTGACCGGGCCATGAAAAATATTGGCCTTGAAACGCCGAATTCTGGCATCGCCCATTCTATGGATGATGCCTTTGCCGTGCTTGAGCTGGTAGGCTTTCCCTGCATAATCCGCCCCTCTTTTACCATGGGAGGTTCTGGCGGGGGCATCGCTTATAACAAAGAAGAGTTTGAGGAGATCTGCAAAAGAGGGTTGGATCTTTCACCCACCAGTGAACTGTTGATTGATGAATCCCTGATCGGCTGGAAAGAGTACGAGATGGAGGTGGTTCGTGATAGAAACGACAACTGCATTATTGTTTGCGCCATTGAGAACTTTGACCCAATGGGGGTTCATACCGGTGACTCAATTACCGTGGCGCCCGCGCAGACCTTAACGGATAAGGAATATCAGATTATGCGCAATGCCTCCATTGCGGTATTGCGTGAGATCGGTGTTGAAACCGGGGGTTCTAATGTCCAGTTCGGGATATGTCCTGATACCGGTCGCATGGTGGTGATAGAGATGAACCCCAGAGTTTCCCGTTCCTCTGCCCTGGCTTCCAAGGCAACCGGGTTTCCCATTGCCAAGGTGGCGGCAAAACTGGCAGTGGGGTACACCCTGGATGAGTTGCGCAATGATATCACCGGTGGCTTGGTGCCGGCTTCCTTTGAGCCTGCCATTGACTACGTTGTGACTAAAATTCCCCGCTTTGCCTTTGAGAAATTTCCCAGGGCAGATTCACGGCTGACCACCCAGATGAAGTCTGTGGGTGAGGTAATGGCTATTGGTCGTACGTTTCAGGAGTCCGTTCAGAAAGCGCTACGTGGGCTGGAAACCGGAGCCACCGGTTTTACACCCAGGGTGGATACAAAGGCAGAAGATGTGCTGGACACTATTCGGGCTGAACTGGTGACACCCAGGGCTGACCGGATTTTCTATGTGGCAGATGCTTTCCGGGCGGGTATGTCTGTGGAGGATATCTTTCAGGCCTGCCAGATTGATCCCTGGTTCCTGGTTCAGATTGAAGACCTGGTCAATGAAGAACGGAATCTTGCCGGGTTAGGGTTGATAGAGCTTGATGCAGAGTTGCTGTTCAGGCTCAAGCAAAAAGGCTTTAGTGATGCACGCCTGGCGCAGTTGCTAAACGTCAAGGAAGCGGACCTTCGTCGGCACCGCCTTGAGCTGGGTATCAAGCCTGTCTACAAGCGAGTGGATACCTGTAGTGCCGAGTTTGAGGCCACCACGGCTTATATGTATTCCACCTTTGAAGAAGAATGTGAATCCCAGCCATCAGATAACAAAAAAATTATGGTGATTGGTGGTGGGCCTAACCGGATTGGCCAGGGGATAGAGTTCGATTACTGCTGTGTTCATGCGGCCCTGGCGGCCCGGGAAGATGGTTATGAAACCATCATGGTTAACTGTAATCCGGAAACTGTATCCACAGACTATGACACCTCTGACCGGCTCTACTTTGAACCGGTTACCCTGGAGGATGTGCTCTCCATTATTCAGGTGGAAAAACCTTTTGGGGTCATCGTTCAATACGGCGGGCAGACGCCATTAAAGTTAGCCCGGGATCTGGAGGCAGAGGGTGTGCCCATTATTGGCACCAGCCCGGAGGCCATTGATCAGGCAGAAGACCGTGAGCGCTTTCAACAGATGATCTCTCGTCTTGGACTGTTGCAGCCAGATAACGCCACGGCCCGATCCGCTGAAGATGCCATTAAGAAAGCGGCAGACATTGGTTATCCGCTGGTGGTGCGGCCCTCCTATGTTTTGGGTGGCAGGGCTATGGAGATCGTTGCAGACAAGGCAAGTTTAAATCGCTACATGACTGAGGCGGTTCAGGTTTCCAATGACAGTCCGGTATTACTGGATTATTTCCTGAACCGTGCGGTGGAAATTGATGTGGATGCCGTCTGTGATGGCAAGCAGGTGGTGATCGGTGCCATTATGCAGCATATCGAGCAGGCGGGTATTCATTCGGGAGATTCCGGTTGCTCATTGCCTCCCTATAGCTTAAGTCCCGGAATACAGGATGAAATTCGCCGACAAGTCACCAGCATGGCACTGGAGCTGGGTGTTATTGGATTGATGAATGTCCAGCTGGCTATCCAGGATGGCAAGATCTATGTTATTGAGGTAAATCCCAGGGCATCAAGAACCGTACCTTTTGTATCCAAATGTATTGGTCGTTCACTGGCAAAAGTTGCGGCCAGGGTCATGATGGGGAAAAGTCTGGAAGAGGTGGGGTTTACGGAAGAAATTATTCCACCCTATTACTGTGTCAAAGAGGCTATATTTCCATTCAATAAATTCCCGGGGGTTGACCCTGTCCTTGGGCCAGAGATGAAATCCACCGGTGAGGTGATGGGGGTGGGTGCCTCTTTCCCTGAGGCTTATCATAAAGCGCAGCTTGCTGCTAAAATGCAATTGCCAAAAAAAGGGCGAGTGATTATCAGTGTTCGGGATTTTGACAAGCCTGAAGTGCCGATGTTAGCCCGGCTACTCATGGATACTGGTTTTGAGTTACTGGCCACCAGGGGGACTGCCAAGGTAATAGAAGAAGCGGGTCTGCCTGTGAAAGCGGTCAATAAAGTGAAGCAGGGACGGCCTCATCTGGTGGACATGATTGTCAATGGTGAGATAGCCTTTGTTGTTAATACCACTGATGGTCGCCAGGCCCTATCGGATTCCTATACAATCCGTCGCTCCGCTCTCACCAACAAAGTGCTTTATACCACCACTATGGCGGGTGCGGAAGCTATTGCCAGGGCCATAGCCTTCGGTTCAGAGAAGGTGGTCAGGCGGCTTCAGGATTTACATGCCAAATATGGTTTCTGA
- a CDS encoding CoA-disulfide reductase, translating to MTLPNHNQNAPLEIVIVGAEAAGMSAAAKARRVAKDARITVFEQSTVISFGACGLPYYIGDFFTDAREMSEFSPDDFAAKGIDVKVKHKVLSVDSERQRVKVCNLADDTVFEQHYDRLLLATGATPVVPPVPGLDEGLRQGRVHCVKTMEDGIHLKEIVGSDQVTDVAVIGAGYIGLEMAEALVRQGKRVRIIENASQPLAGSFDAEVTDLVANSLEKAGVDCCWQESLQHLIINDHGDLQLITDGASYRADLVVLCTGVRPNTHFVADLGLEKLGNGAIITDDQCRTNVSNIFAAGDCATVPHAQLQRPVWIPLATYANKMGRLAGETMGGLAKQFPGAYGSACLKVMDLEAGRVGLTQAEAEREGIDVKTVVIRDKDHTSYYPGQADILVKLVYEPDSKKLLGGQVAGGQGAVLRVDALAAAIKGGLTTEDLGMMDFCYAPPFARTWDALNVAGNVAR from the coding sequence ATGACTCTACCTAACCATAATCAAAATGCCCCTCTTGAAATTGTGATTGTGGGTGCTGAGGCGGCAGGAATGAGCGCCGCAGCCAAAGCGCGCCGGGTGGCCAAAGATGCCCGCATTACGGTTTTTGAGCAGTCTACGGTTATCTCCTTTGGTGCCTGTGGACTGCCCTACTATATCGGTGACTTTTTTACCGATGCCCGTGAGATGTCAGAGTTTTCTCCCGATGATTTTGCGGCTAAGGGCATCGACGTCAAGGTTAAGCACAAAGTGCTATCCGTTGATTCTGAAAGGCAGCGGGTCAAAGTCTGTAATTTGGCGGACGATACTGTTTTTGAGCAGCATTATGATCGCTTGTTGCTTGCTACAGGTGCGACACCTGTGGTTCCTCCAGTACCTGGCTTGGATGAAGGGTTAAGGCAAGGCCGGGTGCATTGTGTCAAGACTATGGAGGACGGTATCCACCTGAAAGAAATAGTCGGCAGTGACCAGGTGACAGATGTGGCTGTTATTGGGGCTGGTTACATTGGTCTGGAAATGGCCGAAGCTCTAGTCAGGCAGGGAAAAAGAGTTCGTATTATAGAAAATGCCAGCCAGCCTCTGGCGGGTAGCTTTGACGCTGAGGTTACCGATCTGGTGGCTAACAGCCTGGAAAAGGCGGGTGTTGATTGTTGCTGGCAAGAATCACTGCAGCATTTGATCATCAATGATCACGGGGATTTGCAGCTGATTACCGATGGGGCAAGTTATCGAGCCGATCTGGTTGTACTTTGTACAGGTGTCAGACCGAATACTCACTTTGTGGCTGACCTTGGTCTTGAGAAGCTGGGTAATGGCGCCATTATAACTGATGACCAGTGTCGTACTAACGTGTCCAATATTTTTGCAGCGGGAGATTGTGCCACTGTACCTCATGCCCAGCTACAGCGGCCAGTATGGATTCCATTGGCAACCTATGCCAACAAAATGGGACGGCTGGCTGGCGAAACCATGGGCGGATTGGCTAAACAGTTTCCCGGAGCCTACGGTTCAGCCTGTTTGAAGGTCATGGATCTGGAAGCGGGACGAGTGGGTTTGACTCAGGCAGAGGCTGAAAGGGAAGGGATTGATGTCAAGACTGTGGTTATTCGCGATAAAGACCATACCAGCTATTATCCTGGCCAGGCAGATATTCTGGTTAAGCTCGTTTATGAGCCTGATTCCAAAAAACTGCTCGGTGGTCAGGTGGCCGGTGGTCAGGGTGCCGTACTGAGGGTTGATGCTCTGGCAGCGGCCATAAAAGGCGGACTGACAACCGAGGATCTGGGGATGATGGATTTCTGCTACGCGCCACCCTTTGCCAGAACCTGGGATGCCCTTAATGTGGCAGGGAATGTTGCCCGGTAG
- a CDS encoding YhbY family RNA-binding protein, whose amino-acid sequence MSLTAAKKKQFRAIGHNLKPVVIVADKGLTEGVITETLRALDDHELIKVKFAVGDREVKQQLIVELCQKTEAEVVQTIGKIALIYKSAAEPNPMLSNLTRPS is encoded by the coding sequence ATGAGTCTTACCGCCGCAAAAAAGAAGCAGTTTCGTGCCATTGGCCACAACCTCAAACCCGTTGTCATTGTTGCTGACAAGGGACTCACTGAGGGGGTTATTACCGAAACCCTTCGCGCCCTCGACGATCATGAACTGATCAAGGTTAAATTTGCTGTGGGTGACCGGGAAGTGAAACAGCAGCTGATTGTAGAACTGTGCCAAAAAACCGAAGCTGAAGTGGTACAGACCATTGGCAAGATCGCCCTGATCTACAAGTCAGCGGCAGAGCCGAACCCTATGCTGTCCAATTTAACCCGCCCTTCTTAA
- the carA gene encoding glutamine-hydrolyzing carbamoyl-phosphate synthase small subunit, whose translation MTKRAILALEDGTIFQGTAIGADGETCGEVVFNTAMTGYQEILTDPSYSRQIVTLTYPHIGNTGTTPLDQESESVHAAGLVIRDLPLVASNWRNKQPLAEYLKSRNTLAIAGVDTRKLTRILRDKGAQKGCIVAGNAINQEEAIKKAQAFPGLEGMDLAKEVTTANSYDWHEGIWQLESDSHRRGGQFAWHIVAYDFGVKRNILRMLVERGCRITVVPAQTPAKDVLAMNPDGVFLSNGPGDPEPCSYAIEAIQQILERRLPVFGICLGHQLLALASGATTEKMKFGHHGANHPVQDLDTGAVMITSQNHGFAVSEHSLPDCLRATHKSLFDGSLQGIERVDTPAFSFQGHPEASPGPHDVAVLFDRFVTMLQCGSRRG comes from the coding sequence TTGACCAAGAGAGCCATTCTGGCTTTGGAGGATGGTACCATCTTCCAGGGCACTGCCATCGGAGCCGATGGCGAAACCTGTGGTGAAGTGGTTTTTAATACAGCCATGACAGGCTATCAGGAAATACTCACCGACCCTTCTTATTCCCGTCAGATCGTCACCCTTACTTATCCCCATATTGGCAATACCGGCACTACTCCTCTCGATCAGGAGTCAGAGTCCGTGCATGCCGCCGGCCTTGTTATCAGGGATCTGCCCCTGGTGGCCAGTAACTGGCGCAATAAACAGCCCCTTGCTGAATATCTTAAGTCCAGAAATACCCTTGCTATTGCCGGTGTTGATACCCGTAAATTAACGCGTATTTTACGGGACAAGGGAGCGCAGAAAGGCTGTATCGTTGCCGGGAATGCCATTAACCAGGAGGAGGCCATAAAAAAAGCACAGGCCTTTCCGGGCCTTGAGGGAATGGACCTGGCCAAGGAAGTTACGACGGCAAACAGCTATGACTGGCATGAAGGGATCTGGCAATTGGAATCTGACAGCCATCGAAGGGGTGGGCAGTTTGCCTGGCATATTGTGGCCTATGACTTTGGTGTGAAGCGCAATATTTTGAGGATGCTGGTGGAAAGGGGGTGTCGGATCACGGTGGTACCGGCACAAACGCCAGCCAAGGATGTGTTGGCAATGAACCCTGATGGTGTCTTTTTGTCCAATGGTCCTGGAGACCCGGAACCCTGTAGCTATGCTATAGAGGCCATTCAGCAAATTCTGGAGCGGCGGTTGCCGGTATTCGGTATTTGTCTCGGGCATCAATTGTTGGCATTGGCCAGTGGTGCCACAACAGAAAAAATGAAATTTGGTCATCATGGTGCTAACCACCCGGTGCAGGATCTTGATACCGGTGCTGTGATGATAACCAGCCAGAACCATGGTTTTGCTGTGTCAGAGCACTCATTGCCTGACTGCTTAAGAGCAACCCATAAGTCACTGTTTGATGGCAGCCTGCAGGGGATAGAGCGGGTGGACACACCGGCCTTTAGTTTTCAGGGACATCCGGAAGCCAGCCCTGGCCCTCATGATGTGGCGGTTCTCTTTGACCGTTTTGTGACCATGCTTCAGTGTGGCTCCAGAAGGGGTTAA